From Yersinia hibernica, a single genomic window includes:
- a CDS encoding redoxin NrdH has protein sequence MSIIIYSKPDCVQCNATYRALDKQGIAYQVIDLTEDSQALHYVKSLGYQQVPVIVAGDEHWAGFRPDKITALVQAVGA, from the coding sequence ATGAGCATTATTATTTACAGTAAACCCGATTGTGTCCAGTGCAATGCAACCTATCGAGCGCTGGATAAACAAGGTATTGCTTATCAGGTCATTGATTTAACTGAAGACTCACAAGCCTTGCATTACGTGAAATCTCTTGGTTATCAGCAAGTTCCAGTGATTGTCGCCGGTGATGAGCATTGGGCTGGCTTTCGTCCTGACAAAATAACTGCGCTGGTTCAGGCCGTCGGGGCCTGA
- a CDS encoding DUF883 family protein yields MFKKSEKVARDLDQDVTLLADTLDDVLRSSGEKTKEELTKVRQNAEGVLRDARARFSGSTSLQQHARDVASNTDNYVHDKPWQGVGIGAAIGLVVGMLLARR; encoded by the coding sequence ATGTTCAAAAAATCAGAAAAGGTAGCAAGAGATCTCGACCAGGACGTGACCCTTCTGGCAGATACTCTTGACGATGTCTTGCGCTCATCAGGTGAAAAAACCAAAGAGGAGCTTACCAAGGTGCGCCAAAATGCCGAGGGGGTATTACGCGATGCTCGAGCGCGTTTCAGCGGCTCGACCAGTTTGCAACAACATGCACGTGATGTTGCCAGCAATACCGATAATTATGTACATGATAAACCATGGCAAGGTGTTGGGATTGGTGCCGCGATAGGCCTGGTTGTGGGTATGCTGCTCGCTCGCCGCTAA
- the nrdE gene encoding class 1b ribonucleoside-diphosphate reductase subunit alpha produces the protein MATTELRITDPSHSELDYHSLNAMLNLYDADGRIQFDKDRLAARQYFLQHVNQNTVFFHNLQEKLDYLVEEGYYEKEVLDRYDFSFIKSLFQQAYSKKFRFPTFLGAFKYYTSYTLKTFDGKRYLERYEDRVCLVALTLAAGNQQVARDLVEEIISGRFQPATPTFLNCGKKQRGELVSCFLLRIEDNMESIGRAINSALQLSKRGGGVAFLLTNIREVGAPIKRIENQSSGVIPIMKMLEDAFSYANQLGARQGAGAVYLHAHHPDILRFLDTKRENADEKIRIKTLSLGVVIPDITFELAKNNEEMYLFSPYDVELVYGAPMSEISISEKYREMVDDKRIRKSKIKAREFFQILAEIQFESGYPYMMFEDTVNRANPIKGRINMSNLCSEILQVNSPTEYNDDLSYRHIGKDISCNLGSLNIAQTMDSPDFGKSIETAIRGLTAVSDMSNIRSVPSIEKGNQESHAIGLGQMNLHGYLARERIFYGSEEALDFTNIYFYTVAYHAIRASNQLAQERGSHFKGFDQSTYASGHYFTKYIAQRWQPKTTKVQALFDKAGISIPDQQDWAALRQSVMEHGIYNQNLQAVPPTGSISYINHSTSSIHPIVSPIEIRKEGKIGRVYYPAPYMTNDNLEYYQDAYQIGPEKIIDTYAEATQHVDQGLSLTLFFRDTASTRDINKAQIYAWKKGIKTIYYIRLRQMALEGTEVEGCVSCSL, from the coding sequence TTGGCAACGACAGAACTGAGAATCACCGACCCATCCCACAGTGAACTGGACTACCACTCACTGAACGCGATGCTGAACCTCTATGATGCAGACGGGCGTATCCAGTTTGATAAAGACCGCTTGGCGGCGCGGCAATATTTCTTGCAGCACGTTAATCAAAACACCGTGTTCTTCCATAACCTACAGGAAAAACTCGATTATTTGGTTGAAGAAGGATATTACGAGAAAGAGGTGCTGGATAGGTATGATTTCAGCTTTATCAAAAGCTTATTCCAGCAAGCCTACAGCAAAAAATTTCGCTTCCCCACTTTTCTTGGCGCATTTAAATATTACACCAGCTATACCCTGAAAACCTTTGATGGCAAGCGCTATTTGGAGCGCTATGAAGATAGAGTTTGCCTGGTTGCCCTGACATTAGCGGCCGGTAATCAGCAAGTTGCACGAGATTTGGTGGAGGAAATCATCTCTGGCCGCTTCCAACCCGCCACCCCCACATTTCTCAATTGCGGCAAAAAACAGCGCGGCGAGCTGGTCTCCTGCTTCCTGCTGCGCATTGAAGACAACATGGAATCGATTGGCCGCGCCATTAACTCAGCACTGCAATTATCAAAACGTGGCGGCGGAGTGGCTTTTCTGCTGACCAATATCCGCGAAGTCGGCGCACCCATTAAGCGCATTGAAAATCAGTCATCCGGTGTAATTCCCATTATGAAAATGCTGGAAGATGCTTTTTCCTATGCTAATCAACTCGGTGCGCGTCAAGGTGCGGGGGCGGTATATCTCCATGCTCATCACCCTGATATTTTGCGTTTTCTTGATACCAAACGCGAAAATGCCGATGAAAAAATACGCATTAAAACCCTGTCGCTGGGGGTAGTTATCCCGGATATCACTTTTGAACTGGCGAAGAATAATGAGGAAATGTACCTGTTTTCTCCTTATGACGTAGAGCTGGTTTATGGTGCCCCCATGTCTGAGATCAGTATCAGCGAAAAATACCGCGAAATGGTTGATGACAAGCGCATCCGTAAAAGCAAAATCAAAGCGCGAGAATTCTTCCAGATTTTGGCGGAGATCCAGTTTGAATCTGGCTATCCCTATATGATGTTTGAGGATACGGTCAATCGCGCCAATCCAATTAAAGGCCGGATCAACATGAGCAATTTGTGCTCAGAAATTTTGCAGGTTAATTCGCCCACTGAATACAACGATGACCTCAGCTATCGCCATATTGGCAAGGATATCTCCTGTAACCTTGGTTCGCTGAATATTGCCCAAACCATGGATTCACCAGACTTCGGCAAATCGATTGAAACCGCCATTCGTGGGCTAACTGCGGTCTCTGATATGAGCAATATTCGCTCAGTACCATCGATTGAAAAAGGCAATCAAGAATCCCATGCTATCGGCCTTGGGCAAATGAATCTGCACGGCTATCTGGCACGCGAACGTATTTTTTACGGCTCAGAAGAAGCGCTGGATTTTACCAATATCTACTTCTACACCGTGGCATATCACGCCATTCGCGCCTCCAACCAGTTGGCGCAGGAACGCGGCAGCCACTTTAAAGGCTTCGACCAATCAACTTATGCTTCGGGCCACTATTTCACCAAATATATAGCACAGCGCTGGCAGCCGAAAACGACCAAAGTTCAGGCGCTGTTTGATAAGGCGGGAATTTCCATTCCGGATCAACAAGATTGGGCTGCTTTACGCCAGTCAGTAATGGAACACGGGATTTATAATCAGAACTTGCAAGCGGTGCCGCCTACCGGCTCGATTTCGTATATCAATCACTCGACATCCAGCATCCACCCGATTGTCTCGCCAATTGAGATCCGCAAAGAGGGCAAAATTGGCCGAGTGTATTATCCCGCACCTTACATGACTAACGATAATCTTGAATATTATCAGGATGCTTATCAAATAGGGCCAGAAAAAATCATCGATACCTATGCCGAAGCCACCCAGCATGTGGATCAGGGGCTATCACTGACACTGTTCTTCCGCGATACCGCCAGCACCCGCGATATCAACAAAGCGCAAATATATGCCTGGAAGAAA
- a CDS encoding nickel/cobalt transporter yields the protein MPSNLKLSRANMASIGFSSAILLSLLWIFARHWADFVQYCINFQIYMHRYLVLYLLKQQNNQTGAGLMLALFSFIYGFLHSIGPGHGKFVITTYLATSREKVTTSRLITFLGSLMQGLVAIAFVVILGVIFNLSMGELSLSRFYVEKASALFIVLFGLVLILRASGIRPFMLFRRQRQAVISHIGQPLATKPTQSILAAPSSHQHTEDCACRHMPSAEQLNGGWKTYLWVIASIGIRPCSGAILILVFANAIGMFTWGIIAAMSMALGTALSIMIIATLVYHAREKLISINSQILSGQLIHAAQIAMLIGGVLLILFGLVLFSSVIPISANGDFIAAGC from the coding sequence ATGCCATCAAACCTCAAACTAAGCCGTGCGAATATGGCGAGTATTGGTTTCAGCAGCGCTATTTTACTGTCACTGCTGTGGATATTCGCCCGGCACTGGGCCGATTTTGTGCAGTACTGTATTAACTTTCAGATTTATATGCACCGCTATTTAGTGCTTTACCTGCTTAAACAGCAAAATAATCAAACCGGCGCGGGATTGATGCTAGCCCTGTTTAGCTTTATTTATGGCTTTTTACACTCTATTGGGCCGGGGCATGGCAAATTTGTTATTACCACCTATCTTGCCACCAGCCGCGAGAAAGTGACCACCAGTCGGCTTATTACTTTTCTCGGCAGCCTAATGCAAGGGCTGGTCGCTATTGCATTTGTGGTTATTCTTGGCGTGATATTCAATTTATCAATGGGTGAGCTTAGCCTTAGCCGCTTTTATGTCGAGAAAGCTAGCGCTCTATTTATTGTGTTATTTGGCTTGGTGCTTATTCTACGTGCCTCAGGTATCCGCCCATTCATGCTTTTTCGCCGCCAGCGCCAAGCGGTTATTAGCCATATCGGGCAACCGTTGGCCACCAAGCCCACTCAGTCAATACTGGCAGCGCCCTCTTCTCATCAGCACACTGAGGATTGTGCTTGTCGCCATATGCCATCAGCCGAACAACTGAATGGCGGCTGGAAAACCTACTTATGGGTTATTGCCTCGATTGGTATTCGCCCATGCAGCGGCGCAATCCTGATTTTAGTATTTGCCAATGCTATCGGTATGTTTACCTGGGGAATAATAGCCGCCATGAGCATGGCGCTGGGCACCGCGCTGTCAATCATGATAATCGCGACACTGGTTTATCATGCACGTGAAAAGCTGATTAGCATAAATAGTCAAATACTGAGCGGACAACTGATTCATGCCGCACAGATTGCCATGCTCATCGGTGGGGTGCTATTGATTCTATTCGGTTTAGTGCTGTTTAGCTCGGTCATACCCATCAGTGCAAACGGCGACTTTATCGCTGCAGGCTGCTAA
- the asr gene encoding acid resistance repetitive basic protein Asr, giving the protein MKKVLALIVAATMGLSSVAFAAETTAAATAAPAATSTTAAPAVEKAAPAKATHHKKHKATTEQKAQAAKKHEKKAPAQKAQAAKKHEKKAPAQKAQAAKKQVKKAPVQKAQAAKKHHKAAKKSATAPAA; this is encoded by the coding sequence ATGAAAAAAGTATTAGCGCTGATCGTTGCTGCAACTATGGGTCTGTCTTCTGTTGCTTTCGCTGCTGAAACAACTGCGGCTGCTACAGCAGCACCAGCTGCAACCAGCACTACTGCTGCTCCAGCTGTAGAAAAAGCGGCACCGGCTAAAGCAACTCATCATAAAAAACACAAAGCAACCACAGAACAAAAAGCACAAGCTGCTAAGAAACACGAGAAGAAAGCACCAGCTCAAAAAGCACAAGCTGCTAAGAAACACGAGAAGAAAGCACCGGCTCAAAAAGCGCAAGCTGCTAAAAAACAAGTGAAAAAAGCACCAGTTCAAAAAGCACAGGCTGCTAAAAAACACCATAAAGCCGCTAAAAAATCAGCTACTGCTCCAGCTGCATAA
- a CDS encoding DUF1198 domain-containing protein, whose amino-acid sequence MTWIIIAVLIVVFIVGYRVLTSDTRKSVDTLANLLKIKPIYIESMLQEMGPRQTQMFIRSTSNGYAEDVRKAAYLVFIYQTFIKDPSDENVTQWRNTLIRSHISPMLTTEHTEAALFYFAELDLDAFELAQFRRNYNLQFNQEADAVLH is encoded by the coding sequence ATGACATGGATAATTATTGCTGTTTTGATCGTGGTTTTTATTGTGGGCTATCGTGTATTGACATCTGATACCCGCAAATCCGTCGATACACTGGCTAATTTACTGAAGATAAAACCTATTTATATTGAATCAATGCTGCAAGAAATGGGGCCACGCCAAACACAAATGTTCATTCGCTCCACCAGCAATGGTTATGCTGAAGATGTCAGAAAGGCAGCTTATCTGGTATTTATCTACCAAACCTTTATCAAAGACCCCTCTGATGAAAATGTGACACAATGGCGAAATACGCTGATTCGTTCACATATATCCCCAATGCTAACAACCGAACATACTGAAGCAGCTCTGTTCTATTTCGCTGAACTGGATTTAGATGCCTTTGAATTAGCGCAATTTCGCCGTAATTATAATCTGCAATTTAATCAGGAAGCGGACGCCGTATTGCATTGA
- a CDS encoding DUF2002 family protein, which translates to MYLRPDEVAKVLENAGFERDYTVDQAYGYRKVEHYVYVNREARMGRTALIIHPAQKDKSLLFATPTATLRISNKYVEFPLYLAGETEDRYGIAHGFSSREMLLRYLNSMFP; encoded by the coding sequence ATGTATTTACGGCCAGATGAAGTGGCTAAAGTCCTGGAGAATGCCGGCTTTGAGCGAGATTATACGGTTGATCAGGCTTACGGTTATCGAAAAGTAGAGCATTACGTGTATGTCAATCGGGAAGCCCGCATGGGCAGGACGGCATTGATTATTCACCCGGCGCAGAAAGATAAGAGTTTATTATTTGCGACACCCACGGCAACACTTCGTATCAGTAATAAATATGTTGAGTTTCCGCTTTATCTCGCGGGAGAAACCGAAGACCGCTACGGTATTGCCCATGGATTTAGCTCAAGAGAAATGTTATTGCGCTACCTGAACAGTATGTTCCCGTAA
- a CDS encoding MbeD family mobilization/exclusion protein translates to MNGEQVSEIEVKFLNAMSELQSTFEKQHQTWQASYHALQHELEQSKARETALRAKNDMLLRKLNTANTLPEQHSLVRQIKMLGAHLDALAKDAAAFNHHLNNQQKNSDNFSGDNQ, encoded by the coding sequence ATCAACGGGGAGCAGGTCAGTGAGATTGAAGTGAAGTTTCTTAATGCAATGAGTGAGTTGCAATCAACTTTTGAAAAGCAACACCAGACATGGCAGGCAAGTTACCATGCACTGCAACATGAGCTGGAGCAGTCAAAAGCGCGGGAAACAGCATTGCGTGCTAAAAATGATATGCTGCTTAGAAAGCTTAATACAGCGAACACCTTGCCCGAGCAACATTCGCTGGTCAGGCAGATAAAAATGCTGGGTGCCCACCTTGATGCACTGGCAAAAGATGCCGCTGCGTTTAATCATCATCTGAATAATCAACAGAAAAATAGTGATAATTTCAGTGGCGATAATCAGTAA
- a CDS encoding IS3 family transposase (programmed frameshift) — MKKRFSDQQIISILREAEAGVSARELCRKHAISDATFYTWRKKYGGMEVPEVKRLKSLEEENARLKKLLAEAMLDKEALQVALGRKLLTTDQKREAVVLMCDATGLSQRRACRLTGLSLSTCRYEAQRPASDAHLSGRITELALERRRFGYRRIWQLLRREGLHVNHKRVYRLYHLSDLGVKRRRRRKGLATERLPLLRPAAPNLTWSMDFVMDALATGRRIKCLTCVDDFTKECLTVTVAFGISGVQVTRILDSIALFRGYPATIRTDQGPEFTCRALDQWAFEHGVELRLIQPGKPTQNGFIESFNGRFRDECLNEHWFSEISHARKTISEWRQDYNECRPHSTLNYQTPSEFAADWRKGNSENEGSDITN, encoded by the exons ATGAAGAAGCGTTTTTCCGACCAACAGATCATCAGTATTCTCCGCGAGGCTGAAGCCGGGGTATCCGCCCGTGAACTCTGCCGCAAGCATGCCATTTCCGATGCCACGTTTTACACCTGGCGTAAAAAATATGGTGGTATGGAGGTGCCAGAGGTTAAGCGCCTGAAGTCACTTGAGGAAGAGAACGCCAGACTCAAGAAGCTGCTTGCCGAAGCCATGCTGGATAAGGAGGCGCTTCAGGTGGCCCTGGGCCGAAAGT TACTGACGACAGACCAGAAGCGGGAAGCCGTGGTGTTGATGTGTGATGCGACCGGTCTGTCGCAACGTCGTGCCTGCAGGCTGACAGGTTTGTCCCTGTCGACCTGCCGCTACGAAGCGCAGCGTCCGGCGTCGGATGCACATTTATCCGGACGCATCACCGAACTGGCACTGGAGCGCAGGCGTTTTGGCTACCGCCGCATCTGGCAGCTGCTGCGCCGCGAAGGGCTTCATGTTAATCACAAGCGCGTGTACCGGCTTTATCATCTCAGTGACCTGGGAGTAAAACGTAGACGACGTCGTAAAGGCCTGGCAACAGAACGTCTGCCGCTGCTCCGCCCGGCGGCACCTAATCTGACCTGGTCGATGGATTTCGTCATGGACGCGCTGGCCACCGGTCGCAGGATCAAGTGCCTGACCTGCGTGGATGACTTCACGAAGGAGTGCCTGACGGTGACCGTTGCCTTCGGGATTTCAGGTGTGCAGGTCACGCGTATTCTGGACAGCATTGCGCTATTTCGCGGCTATCCGGCTACGATAAGGACCGATCAGGGCCCGGAGTTTACCTGCCGCGCGCTCGATCAATGGGCCTTTGAGCATGGCGTGGAGCTGCGACTTATCCAGCCCGGCAAGCCGACACAGAACGGATTTATTGAGAGTTTCAACGGACGCTTTCGCGATGAATGCCTGAATGAACACTGGTTCAGCGAGATCAGCCATGCCAGGAAAACCATCAGTGAATGGCGTCAGGATTATAACGAGTGCCGCCCGCACTCCACGCTGAATTATCAGACGCCGTCTGAATTTGCGGCGGACTGGAGAAAGGGTAATTCTGAGAATGAAGGATCCGACATTACTAACTGA
- the nrdI gene encoding class Ib ribonucleoside-diphosphate reductase assembly flavoprotein NrdI has product MNPLVYFSSSSENTHRFVGKLELPAIRIPIAGAREKLRVEQPYILLVPSYGGGSPVGAVPIQVIRFLNDPHNRSLIRGVIAAGNTNFGDAYCLAGKIIAQKCQVPYLYRFELLGTAEDVVNVRKGVTEFWQRQN; this is encoded by the coding sequence ATGAATCCGCTGGTGTATTTTTCCAGCTCTTCGGAGAACACTCACCGTTTTGTCGGGAAGCTGGAGCTCCCGGCAATACGCATCCCGATTGCTGGTGCGCGGGAAAAGCTACGAGTGGAGCAGCCCTATATCTTGTTAGTACCCAGTTATGGCGGTGGCAGCCCAGTCGGGGCCGTACCGATTCAGGTGATTAGATTTCTCAATGATCCCCATAACCGTTCATTGATTCGCGGTGTGATTGCTGCGGGTAACACTAATTTTGGCGACGCCTATTGCCTGGCAGGGAAAATTATTGCCCAAAAATGTCAGGTTCCTTATCTGTATCGCTTTGAACTACTGGGTACAGCAGAAGATGTGGTAAACGTGCGCAAGGGAGTAACTGAATTTTGGCAACGACAGAACTGA